A section of the Alkalihalobacillus sp. LMS39 genome encodes:
- a CDS encoding SulP family inorganic anion transporter produces MNVQKIKQEWFSNVRGDVLAGIVVALALIPEAIAFSIIAGVDPMVGLYASFCIAVVIAFVGGRPGMISAATGAMALLMITLVADHGLQYLLAATVLCGILQILFGVLKLARYMKFIPRSVMVGFVNALAILIFTSQLQHFVDETWIMYALVVLTLAIIYILPRFTKVVPSTLVAIIVVTAIVIFGNIGIRTVGDMGTLTQTLPIFMIPSIPLTFETLMIIFPYSLALAIVGLLESLLTATIVDDMTDTESDKNKESRGQGIANVVTGFFGGMAGCAMIGQSVINVKSGGRGRLSALVAGTFLMFLILVLGNIVVQIPMAALAGVMIMVSIGTFDWNSLKNIHRIPRTDATVMVVTVGTVVITHDLAKGVLAGVVLSAIFFASKISKVKVVKTVTDHTHVYRVEGQLFFASVTDFLEKIDFKDPSVKHVKIDLTLAHLWDDSAVGAINKIEYKFERNKVKVEFIGLNKESSQLMDKIGGLSKASGH; encoded by the coding sequence TTGAACGTTCAAAAAATTAAACAAGAGTGGTTCAGCAATGTAAGAGGAGATGTACTTGCTGGAATTGTAGTCGCATTAGCGTTAATCCCTGAAGCGATTGCTTTCTCAATTATTGCTGGAGTAGATCCTATGGTAGGATTGTACGCCTCATTTTGTATTGCCGTAGTGATTGCTTTTGTCGGTGGAAGACCAGGGATGATTTCTGCTGCAACAGGAGCGATGGCGTTACTTATGATAACGTTAGTTGCTGATCATGGATTACAATATTTATTGGCGGCTACTGTATTATGTGGAATCTTACAAATTTTATTTGGGGTGTTAAAACTCGCACGATACATGAAATTTATTCCACGGTCTGTTATGGTTGGCTTTGTTAATGCTTTAGCAATTTTAATCTTCACATCACAATTGCAACATTTTGTTGACGAGACTTGGATTATGTACGCTTTAGTTGTGTTAACACTAGCAATCATTTATATTTTACCGCGATTTACAAAAGTCGTACCGTCTACTTTAGTTGCGATTATCGTTGTCACAGCCATTGTGATTTTTGGGAATATTGGCATCCGTACAGTAGGAGATATGGGAACCTTAACTCAAACATTACCTATTTTTATGATTCCTTCTATTCCACTAACTTTTGAAACACTTATGATTATTTTCCCTTATTCATTGGCTCTTGCCATTGTTGGTTTATTAGAATCATTGTTAACAGCAACAATCGTTGATGATATGACAGATACAGAAAGTGACAAAAATAAAGAAAGTCGTGGTCAAGGGATTGCGAACGTTGTAACAGGTTTTTTCGGTGGTATGGCAGGCTGTGCGATGATTGGTCAATCCGTTATAAACGTTAAGTCTGGTGGTCGTGGTCGTTTATCTGCATTAGTGGCAGGCACATTTTTAATGTTTTTAATATTAGTACTTGGAAACATTGTTGTTCAAATTCCAATGGCTGCCTTAGCCGGTGTGATGATTATGGTTTCAATCGGGACATTTGATTGGAATTCACTAAAAAATATTCATAGAATACCAAGAACCGATGCTACTGTTATGGTAGTCACTGTAGGGACGGTTGTTATTACCCATGACTTAGCAAAAGGTGTACTTGCCGGTGTCGTCCTAAGTGCGATTTTCTTTGCTTCAAAAATTTCAAAGGTAAAAGTCGTTAAAACGGTAACTGACCATACACATGTTTATCGAGTAGAAGGACAATTGTTCTTTGCATCCGTTACAGATTTCTTGGAAAAAATTGATTTCAAAGACCCATCTGTTAAGCATGTAAAAATTGATTTAACATTAGCCCATTTATGGGATGACTCTGCAGTCGGTGCAATAAATAAAATTGAGTATAAGTTTGAACGAAACAAAGTAAAAGTTGAATTTATAGGATTAAATAAAGAGAGTTCTCAATTAATGGATAAAATCGGTGGCCTCTCAAAAGCATCGGGCCATTAA
- a CDS encoding universal stress protein, translated as MFKHVVLAADGSIHAFRAAEKTVGLLQRYENPIVDIVYVIDGSTSKTDVLHHNNQHDIETIIQLFKKSNIDYKVTILYGDPCQKIINHVNESAYDCVVVGSRGLNRLQSIVLGSVSHKVAKHVQCPVLIVK; from the coding sequence ATGTTCAAACATGTTGTCTTAGCAGCTGACGGATCAATTCACGCTTTTCGGGCGGCTGAAAAAACTGTTGGGTTATTACAACGGTATGAAAATCCAATCGTTGACATTGTTTATGTGATTGATGGATCCACATCAAAAACAGATGTTTTGCATCATAACAATCAACATGATATTGAAACGATAATCCAACTTTTTAAAAAGTCAAATATAGATTATAAAGTGACTATTTTGTATGGTGATCCGTGCCAAAAAATTATCAATCATGTGAATGAAAGCGCTTACGACTGTGTTGTTGTTGGGAGCCGTGGATTAAATCGATTGCAAAGCATCGTATTAGGAAGTGTGAGTCATAAAGTGGCAAAACATGTTCAATGTCCTGTACTAATTGTAAAGTAA
- a CDS encoding TrkA family potassium uptake protein, whose translation MKKQFAVIGLGRFGSSVCKELYKLGHEVLAIDMNDDRVNAITKHATHAVIANATDENALNSLGIRNFDNVVVAIGDNIQSSILCTLLLKEMGVSQVWVKAQNHYHHRVLEKIGADRIVHPEKDMGIRIAQHLVSEKIIDYIELSDEYSIVELIASAKVANRSIIDLNIRAIYGCTILAIKRKEDINITPSPNEIIELNDILIVIGHKNDLKRFEEDGL comes from the coding sequence ATGAAAAAACAATTTGCAGTTATTGGTTTAGGTAGATTTGGAAGTAGTGTTTGTAAAGAGCTATATAAGTTAGGTCATGAAGTTTTAGCAATTGATATGAATGATGATAGAGTGAACGCAATAACGAAACATGCAACACATGCCGTTATTGCAAATGCTACAGATGAAAATGCTTTAAATTCCCTTGGCATCCGGAATTTCGATAATGTTGTTGTAGCGATCGGTGATAATATCCAATCTAGTATTTTATGTACATTGCTTTTAAAAGAAATGGGAGTCTCTCAAGTATGGGTGAAAGCCCAAAATCATTATCATCACCGCGTCCTTGAAAAAATTGGAGCGGACCGAATTGTTCATCCTGAAAAAGACATGGGTATTCGTATTGCTCAACATCTTGTTTCTGAAAAAATTATTGATTACATTGAACTTTCCGATGAGTATAGCATTGTTGAGCTTATCGCCTCGGCAAAAGTAGCTAACCGTTCTATTATTGATTTAAATATTCGTGCCATCTACGGCTGTACAATTTTAGCGATTAAACGAAAAGAAGATATTAACATTACACCAAGCCCAAATGAAATTATTGAGTTAAATGATATATTAATAGTAATTGGGCATAAAAATGATTTAAAACGATTTGAAGAAGACGGACTATAA
- a CDS encoding ABC transporter permease, protein MNMLKKGGTVVLPSIVAILLSLIIWELAVKIWGIEMWILPAPSSIIQTFIQSMHTYPEHIWMTTIEAVLGFLLGITVALILAFFLDWSPLLRKSIYPILLFSQTIPIIAIAPLLIIWFGYGLLPKVLVVALVTFFPVVVNVIEGLQSSDKDMIRLVRSMGGTQWQIFTNVRFPSALPYLFTGLRIGVTYSVLAAVISEWVGASKGLGIYLVKAQSAFATDKVFVIIALISLLSCLLFLVVLLISRLAMPWKYKQYKKRSSRDE, encoded by the coding sequence ATGAACATGTTAAAAAAAGGGGGGACCGTTGTTTTACCTTCCATTGTTGCCATCTTGCTAAGTCTCATCATTTGGGAACTAGCTGTTAAAATATGGGGAATTGAGATGTGGATTCTTCCTGCCCCAAGCAGCATTATTCAAACGTTTATTCAATCGATGCACACTTATCCTGAACATATATGGATGACAACAATAGAAGCGGTTTTAGGTTTTTTATTAGGCATCACTGTTGCACTCATCTTGGCATTTTTCCTAGATTGGTCTCCACTTTTACGAAAAAGCATTTATCCGATTTTGTTATTTTCCCAAACCATTCCAATCATAGCGATAGCTCCTTTGCTTATTATTTGGTTTGGATATGGCTTATTACCAAAAGTTTTAGTTGTAGCACTCGTAACATTTTTCCCTGTCGTCGTCAACGTCATTGAGGGATTACAGTCTAGTGACAAAGATATGATTCGACTCGTTCGCTCTATGGGCGGGACACAGTGGCAAATTTTTACAAATGTCCGATTTCCATCCGCTTTACCATATTTATTTACTGGATTGCGAATTGGTGTGACATATAGTGTGTTAGCCGCTGTTATATCAGAATGGGTAGGAGCGAGTAAAGGATTAGGAATTTATTTAGTGAAAGCACAAAGCGCATTTGCCACTGACAAAGTGTTCGTCATTATCGCATTAATTTCGTTACTGAGTTGCTTGCTCTTTTTAGTTGTCCTCTTAATCAGTCGACTTGCAATGCCTTGGAAATACAAACAATATAAGAAACGGAGTAGTAGAGATGAATAA
- a CDS encoding ABC transporter substrate-binding protein produces the protein MNKKWIVVMMLVFVLAISTACNDGVKEAEELVDVTFILDWVPNTNHTGLYVAQEKGFFEEEGLNVTIIEPAMESASQVVASGKAEFGISSQDELTVARSTGIPIVSVAAVIQDHTSGFASPVEKGIMSPADFEGKTYGGWGSPLEEAMIATLMEAEGADPSTVNNITVGTDDFFVNTKREIDFQWIYYGWTGVEAEIRNEDIHMIYLTDIEPVFNYYAPVIMSSEAVIENKPELVEKFLRAVSRGYDFAIAEPEEAASILIEATPDANEELIIASQKWLSPMYKGDAEKWGIQSETIWNNFSEWMLEHGVIEEQVDTKDAMTTQFLP, from the coding sequence ATGAATAAAAAGTGGATTGTAGTGATGATGTTAGTCTTTGTTTTAGCCATTAGTACAGCTTGTAATGATGGAGTAAAGGAAGCAGAAGAACTAGTCGATGTTACCTTTATATTAGATTGGGTACCAAACACAAATCATACCGGACTTTATGTTGCACAAGAAAAAGGTTTTTTTGAAGAAGAAGGTTTAAATGTAACAATTATTGAACCTGCGATGGAAAGCGCTTCACAAGTAGTCGCATCCGGAAAAGCAGAGTTTGGGATCAGCTCACAAGATGAGTTGACGGTAGCTCGTTCAACAGGAATTCCTATTGTATCGGTTGCTGCAGTTATTCAAGATCACACTTCTGGGTTTGCTTCCCCAGTAGAAAAAGGGATTATGTCACCGGCTGATTTCGAAGGGAAAACATATGGCGGTTGGGGGTCTCCTTTAGAAGAAGCGATGATTGCAACATTAATGGAAGCAGAAGGCGCCGATCCTTCTACTGTAAATAATATAACGGTAGGAACAGACGATTTTTTTGTTAATACAAAAAGAGAGATTGATTTCCAATGGATTTATTATGGATGGACAGGTGTAGAAGCTGAAATTCGAAACGAAGACATTCATATGATTTATTTAACAGACATTGAACCTGTTTTTAATTATTATGCTCCTGTTATTATGTCTAGTGAAGCTGTAATTGAAAACAAACCAGAGTTAGTTGAGAAGTTTTTACGAGCAGTTAGTCGAGGATATGACTTTGCTATTGCAGAACCAGAAGAAGCGGCATCCATACTAATAGAAGCTACTCCAGATGCTAATGAAGAGCTTATTATTGCATCCCAAAAATGGTTAAGTCCAATGTACAAAGGGGATGCAGAAAAATGGGGGATTCAATCGGAAACAATTTGGAATAATTTCTCTGAGTGGATGTTAGAACATGGTGTAATTGAAGAACAAGTCGATACAAAAGATGCAATGACAACACAATTTCTTCCATAA
- a CDS encoding ABC transporter ATP-binding protein, translating to MYVSINHLHYSFQNGPYFSKIIHDLSFDIQKGEFVSLIGPSGCGKSTLFNIIAGLEAPDSGEVLLDNKNINGERNHCSYMMQKDLLFPWKTVLENVLLGSTLANENRKEAEKEALSLFSLFGLQGYEHHYPEVLSGGMKQRAALLRTFFHKKDLLLLDEPFGALDALTREKMQEWLLNIWMTMKRTILFITHSIDEAIYLSDRIYVLSPKPTNILAEFKVDLPRPREKKLLLSSNYLRLKEQLMESLYQDYGKDG from the coding sequence ATGTATGTATCAATCAATCATCTTCATTATTCGTTTCAAAATGGACCTTATTTTTCTAAAATTATTCATGATTTGTCGTTTGACATTCAAAAAGGAGAATTTGTTAGTTTAATTGGTCCGAGCGGTTGTGGAAAAAGTACGTTATTTAATATTATTGCTGGACTAGAAGCACCTGATAGCGGTGAGGTCTTACTTGATAATAAAAATATTAATGGGGAAAGAAATCATTGTAGCTATATGATGCAAAAAGATTTGTTGTTTCCGTGGAAAACTGTACTTGAAAATGTGTTACTCGGCTCAACTTTAGCAAATGAAAATCGAAAAGAAGCTGAAAAAGAAGCATTGTCGTTATTTTCATTGTTTGGTCTACAAGGGTATGAGCATCATTATCCAGAAGTATTATCTGGGGGAATGAAACAGCGAGCCGCGTTATTGCGAACATTTTTTCATAAAAAAGATTTATTATTACTTGATGAACCCTTTGGAGCACTCGATGCTTTAACAAGAGAAAAAATGCAAGAATGGCTCCTGAATATTTGGATGACTATGAAACGGACAATTTTATTTATAACACATAGTATCGATGAAGCCATTTATTTGTCCGATCGCATCTATGTATTATCCCCTAAACCAACAAATATTTTAGCAGAATTTAAAGTAGATTTGCCACGACCACGAGAGAAGAAGTTATTATTGTCTTCTAACTATTTACGATTAAAAGAACAATTAATGGAGTCTCTTTATCAAGATTACGGAAAGGATGGTTAG
- the tenA gene encoding thiaminase II, with product MKFSEHLRKKVDSIWEGSFSHPFVTGVADGTLPIESFRYYVQQDSYYLSKFAQVQSIGAAKANDFYTTSRMAYHATTSYEAEHMLHEGFAKELGISKDGVIVVDNPAPTALAYTNHLFSAAYKGSLGDVLAAILPCYWLYWEIGEKFKGSTPGIPIYQKWIDTYGNEWFGALVKEQIDRIDAYAEHASEAEKRQMESIFITSSKYEYMFWEMAYTLEEWPI from the coding sequence ATGAAATTTTCTGAGCATTTACGAAAAAAAGTCGATTCAATATGGGAGGGTAGTTTTTCCCATCCATTTGTTACGGGTGTAGCCGATGGCACGTTACCAATTGAAAGTTTCCGCTACTATGTGCAACAAGACTCTTATTACCTCTCGAAATTTGCACAAGTCCAATCGATTGGTGCTGCGAAAGCAAACGACTTTTATACTACAAGCAGAATGGCCTATCATGCTACTACCTCATATGAAGCAGAACATATGCTTCATGAAGGGTTTGCAAAAGAATTAGGCATTTCAAAAGATGGTGTCATTGTAGTTGACAACCCTGCACCTACCGCACTCGCTTATACAAATCATCTGTTTTCAGCAGCATACAAAGGTTCGCTAGGAGATGTACTTGCAGCTATCTTGCCATGTTATTGGTTATACTGGGAAATCGGTGAAAAGTTTAAAGGTTCCACTCCAGGCATTCCAATTTATCAAAAATGGATCGATACATACGGAAATGAATGGTTTGGAGCACTTGTGAAAGAGCAAATCGACCGAATTGATGCGTATGCTGAACATGCATCAGAAGCAGAAAAACGCCAAATGGAATCGATTTTTATAACGAGCAGTAAATACGAATATATGTTTTGGGAGATGGCTTATACATTAGAAGAGTGGCCAATATAG
- a CDS encoding spore coat protein produces MNNQVEQDALQANKEIQLSEELIHIMNSSDVTVSTTDTKAAISLQASLQAAIAVVISISVADSSKAESIIQELMQYTKTRQETSQKIVIDNSQGVEVTTTDTQVALNLQLLLQVLLALLVELDIL; encoded by the coding sequence ATGAATAACCAAGTTGAGCAAGATGCCCTTCAAGCAAATAAAGAAATTCAATTATCAGAAGAGTTGATTCATATTATGAACTCTTCTGACGTTACTGTTAGCACAACAGATACGAAAGCTGCTATTTCACTCCAAGCTTCACTCCAAGCTGCGATTGCTGTTGTTATTAGTATTTCTGTAGCAGACAGTTCAAAGGCAGAATCTATCATTCAAGAATTAATGCAATATACAAAAACACGCCAAGAAACTTCACAAAAAATTGTAATCGATAATTCCCAAGGTGTTGAAGTGACAACTACTGATACACAAGTAGCGCTAAACCTTCAACTCCTACTTCAAGTATTACTCGCATTATTAGTAGAATTAGACATTCTATAA
- a CDS encoding response regulator transcription factor, protein MDKERILIVEDEVNIARVVKLELEYEGYETDIAENGLEAWQKLQKETWDLVLLDVMLPQLSGMEVLRRLRGAGDLTPVIMLTARNTVVDKVTGLDQGANDYVTKPFEIEELLARIRTSIRFSVRKEQESNETQLLSFQDLQVNIGSRDIQRNGVNIELTPREFDLLIYLLQHPNQVLTREQIVDKVWGFDYVGDTNVVDVYIRYLRQKIDKPFTSPYIQTVRGVGYVLKELES, encoded by the coding sequence ATGGATAAAGAACGGATTTTAATTGTAGAAGATGAGGTTAATATTGCTCGGGTTGTTAAACTAGAGCTTGAATATGAAGGCTATGAAACTGACATTGCAGAAAATGGGCTAGAAGCGTGGCAAAAGCTTCAAAAAGAAACTTGGGACTTAGTATTACTAGACGTAATGTTACCGCAATTAAGTGGTATGGAGGTTTTGCGAAGGTTAAGAGGTGCTGGTGATCTTACCCCTGTTATTATGCTAACGGCAAGAAATACAGTTGTTGATAAAGTTACAGGGCTTGATCAAGGGGCAAATGATTATGTTACAAAGCCATTTGAAATTGAAGAATTACTAGCAAGAATTCGTACAAGTATACGGTTTTCTGTTCGAAAAGAACAAGAGAGTAACGAAACTCAACTCCTATCATTTCAAGACTTACAAGTGAATATCGGGTCAAGAGATATTCAACGTAATGGAGTGAACATTGAATTAACACCAAGGGAATTTGACCTTCTGATTTATTTGCTTCAACACCCAAATCAGGTGCTAACGCGAGAACAAATTGTTGATAAAGTATGGGGATTTGACTATGTTGGTGACACAAATGTCGTTGATGTATATATTCGGTATTTACGACAAAAGATCGACAAACCGTTTACATCACCATACATTCAAACGGTGCGAGGGGTAGGATATGTACTAAAGGAGCTTGAATCATGA
- a CDS encoding ATP-binding protein: MKLSHRISFVSTFFLLLLLIIVNTSIYYIFESYTTKAELDRTVASTHAIVESIQLEDVENTNPNEFLRAFVPNDGMLRIINEQDQTVVSLTKQIPLNNIATQYAIKDEIKKIEFQGNHYAVARTPMIWVDGSIVTLEINEPMVIYEETVSRLQYILVIASLFIIVPSFFAGQALSRFILLPIKALVQTMNDIQQSGEFKKIEVNKTSKDELDEMGISFNHMMDLLKENFEKQQQFVSDASHELKTPLTVIESYAKLLKRWGMKKTDVLEEAVHAIHSEAQRMKDMTNQMLALATGENETNINLKQINLNILAEETANRLATAYQRNIFVYKEKNVPSFIGDEGKIKQLLFILLENSLKYSDKEVEVYISAIKDKVELSVSDFGVGIPKSDVPHIFERFFRVDKARSRKTGGSGLGLSIAKSIVDAHKGTITVESEEGKGTTFIVVFPRGEGE; this comes from the coding sequence ATGAAGCTTTCGCATCGAATTTCTTTTGTTTCAACCTTTTTCTTACTTTTATTATTAATTATCGTCAACACAAGTATTTATTATATTTTTGAAAGTTATACAACAAAAGCAGAATTGGATCGTACAGTAGCAAGCACACATGCCATTGTCGAATCGATTCAACTTGAGGATGTCGAAAATACAAATCCGAATGAATTTCTACGTGCTTTTGTGCCAAATGATGGGATGCTTCGAATTATTAATGAACAAGACCAAACGGTTGTTTCGTTAACGAAACAAATCCCTTTAAATAATATAGCAACGCAGTATGCCATCAAAGATGAAATAAAAAAAATTGAATTTCAAGGAAATCATTATGCAGTGGCTCGTACTCCCATGATTTGGGTGGACGGTTCAATTGTGACATTAGAAATAAATGAGCCGATGGTTATTTATGAAGAAACAGTTAGTCGATTACAATATATTCTTGTTATTGCTTCATTGTTTATTATCGTTCCTTCGTTTTTCGCTGGGCAAGCGTTAAGTCGATTTATACTACTTCCTATTAAAGCGTTAGTTCAAACGATGAATGACATACAACAGAGTGGTGAATTCAAAAAAATCGAAGTAAATAAAACATCAAAAGATGAGCTAGACGAAATGGGGATTTCATTTAATCATATGATGGATTTATTAAAAGAAAATTTTGAAAAACAACAGCAATTTGTATCGGATGCTTCACATGAGTTGAAAACACCATTAACCGTCATTGAAAGCTATGCCAAGTTATTAAAAAGATGGGGGATGAAAAAAACTGATGTGTTAGAAGAAGCAGTACATGCGATCCATTCTGAAGCACAGCGAATGAAAGATATGACAAATCAAATGCTGGCACTTGCAACAGGCGAAAATGAAACTAATATAAATCTAAAACAGATTAATTTAAATATACTAGCAGAAGAAACTGCCAATCGATTAGCCACTGCATATCAGCGTAACATTTTCGTGTATAAGGAAAAAAATGTACCATCCTTTATAGGAGATGAAGGAAAAATTAAACAACTGCTTTTTATCCTCTTAGAAAATAGTTTAAAGTATAGTGACAAAGAAGTTGAAGTGTATATTAGCGCAATTAAAGATAAAGTAGAACTATCTGTGAGTGATTTCGGTGTTGGAATACCCAAATCAGATGTCCCTCATATTTTTGAACGATTTTTCCGAGTAGATAAAGCGAGGAGTCGGAAAACAGGTGGATCTGGTCTGGGCTTATCCATTGCAAAATCGATTGTTGATGCTCATAAAGGAACGATAACGGTAGAAAGTGAAGAAGGAAAAGGCACTACGTTTATTGTTGTATTCCCCCGAGGAGAAGGTGAGTAG
- a CDS encoding PepSY domain-containing protein, whose product MKKMYVIAFIVSISVLLILLFSFFSRSEDTVLAEEEVKIILEDRFSGHVSTIHPGHDEESPTYEVELQSAFGTYSIVLDAVTGFIQSMTQISAIDERIEQPSTELSPLNVEEAKEIVRELIGPNSEIINLITKEESGQQIYVVKVNQPDGIGQYEIDAITGDVLLYSVSTKEDTIKNTEPIGREQAIDIALHHVQGEVDDVELEEKEGRLVYEVEIENDESDIEANIYIDALTGEVIGIDWD is encoded by the coding sequence ATGAAAAAAATGTATGTTATTGCCTTTATCGTAAGTATAAGTGTCCTACTTATATTACTTTTTTCTTTTTTTTCTCGTTCAGAAGACACCGTATTAGCAGAAGAAGAAGTAAAAATAATACTGGAAGACCGCTTTTCTGGACATGTGTCTACGATACATCCTGGTCATGATGAAGAATCCCCTACTTATGAAGTTGAATTACAATCCGCATTTGGTACATATTCAATTGTGTTAGATGCTGTCACTGGTTTTATTCAATCGATGACACAAATATCAGCAATTGACGAAAGAATAGAGCAACCCAGTACCGAGCTTTCTCCGCTAAATGTTGAAGAAGCTAAAGAGATTGTAAGAGAGCTAATCGGGCCAAATTCTGAAATTATTAACCTGATAACAAAGGAAGAAAGCGGACAACAAATATATGTTGTTAAAGTCAATCAACCTGATGGAATAGGTCAATATGAAATTGACGCGATTACAGGGGATGTATTACTTTATTCTGTCAGTACAAAAGAAGACACAATCAAAAATACCGAACCCATTGGACGAGAACAAGCGATTGACATTGCGTTACACCACGTGCAAGGAGAAGTTGATGATGTTGAACTAGAAGAAAAAGAGGGACGACTCGTATATGAAGTTGAAATTGAAAATGATGAGTCAGATATAGAAGCCAATATTTATATTGACGCATTGACAGGGGAAGTTATTGGAATTGACTGGGATTAA
- a CDS encoding PepSY domain-containing protein has protein sequence MKKSIIVMTGLFVLGGAAVTLASGNPIQIREQMVTASNASVPEMQAQIENKNDSESILSKDEAIQIALGVLNGKVEEVELEKDDGRLYYEIEVNYHDDDFDFEIDAYTGEIIAIDDNLMKTPVLSNMKISPEKAISLAKEFVSGGEVDDIELEIKHGRYVYEIELEFKDDDIDVHIDAMTGEVVYTDDDFTSNNEKNTLKINEQSGENNKSVSNGSPHSEKITAKKAGELALQHIGHGYIDDIELETKHGKLVYEVEIENSNDDVEIYVDANTGEIIYVDYD, from the coding sequence ATGAAAAAATCCATTATTGTCATGACAGGACTATTTGTACTAGGCGGGGCAGCTGTCACATTGGCATCTGGGAATCCCATTCAAATTCGTGAACAAATGGTCACAGCTTCAAATGCAAGCGTACCAGAAATGCAAGCACAGATAGAAAATAAAAATGATTCTGAGAGCATTTTGTCAAAGGATGAAGCGATTCAAATTGCATTAGGTGTATTAAATGGAAAAGTAGAAGAAGTAGAATTGGAGAAAGATGATGGACGTCTATATTATGAGATCGAAGTAAATTATCATGATGACGACTTTGATTTTGAAATTGATGCGTACACTGGCGAAATTATAGCCATTGACGATAATCTAATGAAAACACCCGTTCTTAGTAATATGAAAATCTCTCCAGAGAAAGCCATATCATTAGCAAAAGAATTTGTTAGCGGAGGAGAGGTGGATGACATTGAATTAGAGATTAAGCATGGCCGCTATGTGTATGAAATTGAGCTTGAGTTTAAAGACGATGATATTGACGTTCATATTGATGCGATGACAGGTGAAGTGGTTTATACCGATGATGATTTTACTAGTAATAATGAAAAAAACACCTTGAAAATTAATGAACAATCCGGTGAAAATAATAAATCTGTGTCAAATGGATCTCCTCATTCTGAAAAGATCACGGCCAAAAAAGCAGGGGAGCTTGCGTTACAACATATAGGACATGGATATATTGATGATATTGAACTAGAAACGAAACATGGCAAACTCGTATATGAGGTAGAAATTGAGAACAGTAATGATGATGTTGAAATCTATGTGGATGCCAATACAGGAGAAATTATTTATGTTGATTACGATTAA
- a CDS encoding sugar phosphate isomerase/epimerase family protein, which yields MNTNVGSLSPGLAHYISQTFLQHHIQIAVLGCYINIIHPDEKERKDSLLRFKEHLRFARDFGCSIVGTETGNVYADIQYTEKNFTVEVFQKVVASVQELVIEAENFGVIVGIEGGVYHPIHSPRAMRRLLDAIPSQNLQVIYDPVNYLTVSNYKNQEEVIDEAFDLFGDRMVILHAKDFVIENDSIKGVPVGKGLLNYEYIFSRLNEKKPYINILLEETKDPFIEDAKKHLQQFRKM from the coding sequence ATCAACACAAACGTTGGAAGTTTAAGCCCAGGTTTAGCTCATTATATCAGCCAAACTTTTTTACAGCATCATATACAAATTGCCGTATTAGGGTGCTATATTAATATAATCCATCCAGATGAAAAGGAACGAAAGGATAGTTTGTTACGGTTTAAAGAGCATCTTAGATTCGCAAGAGACTTTGGTTGTAGTATTGTTGGAACAGAGACAGGTAATGTGTATGCTGACATTCAATACACAGAAAAAAATTTTACGGTTGAGGTGTTCCAAAAGGTTGTGGCAAGTGTTCAAGAACTAGTGATAGAAGCTGAAAATTTTGGAGTTATTGTTGGAATTGAAGGGGGAGTTTATCACCCTATTCATTCACCTCGTGCGATGCGACGGTTATTAGATGCCATTCCTTCTCAAAACCTTCAAGTCATTTACGATCCCGTTAATTACTTAACAGTTTCTAACTATAAAAACCAGGAAGAAGTTATTGATGAAGCGTTTGATTTATTTGGCGATCGGATGGTTATCTTACACGCGAAAGATTTTGTTATTGAAAACGATTCAATCAAAGGTGTTCCCGTCGGTAAAGGATTGTTAAATTACGAATATATATTCTCCCGGTTAAACGAAAAAAAGCCATATATCAATATTCTACTTGAAGAGACGAAAGACCCTTTTATTGAAGACGCAAAAAAGCATCTCCAACAGTTTAGGAAAATGTAA